From the genome of Streptomyces xanthophaeus:
TGGTGGTAGAGCTGCAGCTCCTGTTCGGGGGAGAGGTGGCGCCCGACACCGAAGTCCGGGGCGTCCCTGATGAGGGCGCGTTCGAAGGGCACCCGCAGGGTGTCACCCACCAGCTCGCTCGGCTCCAGCGGGACGAAGGCGTCCCGGCTGAAGAGCCCCGTCCGGACCGCGGCCCACTCCGGGACGCCCGTGGCATCGTCGAGGTAGACCTCGTCGATCGTGCCGATCTTGGTGCCATTGCGGTCGAACGCCTTGCGGCCGATCAGGCTGCGCGGATCGATGTCGGTCTGCACGGTCCCTCCAAAAGGTCGCAACTGCTCCGTAATGACTACAGAAGTGCATATCTGCAGCGGAGGCCACTCGGGGAGGGTCCAGATCCTCGCTGGTACGCTGGTGAACGGCTGTCGACCCTGTGCGGGAGAGTCCTCCGAGTGAGCAAGACGGAGGCGCCGAAGGAGCAAATCCTCCCCGGAATCTCTCAGGCATACGTACCGCACGGACGAGGCCACTCTGGAAAGCAGGGCGGGTACCGGGCGCGCAGTGCCGGTCCCCCTCCTCACCGACGGTGAAAGCCGGAACTCTCGGGAGACCCCCGTGACTCCGGTGAAACTCTCAGGTGCAGATGACAGAGGGGGAGGCCGTCCGGGTGCCCGCGCCGTGGTGCCCCTCGCAGGTCATACGACCAGGAGGCCTCCGTACATGACCGCCAACCGCATTCCGCTCTCCCAGCTGGAGCGAGGCATCCCCTTCGAACAGCGCCACATCGGCCCGGATGCCGAGGCGCAGGCGAAGATGCTCGCCCAGGTGGGCTACGGCTCCCTGGACGAACTGACCGCTGCCGCGGTCCCGGATGTGATCAAGACCGCCGAGGCGCTCGACCTGCCCGAGGCGCGTACCGAGGCCGAGGTGCTGGCCGAGCTCCGCTCGCTCGCCGACCGCAACCAGGTCCTCTCGCCGATGATCGGTCTCGGCTACTACGGGACCTTCACGCCGCCGGTGATCCTCCGCAACGTCATGGAGAACCCGGCCTGGTACACGGCGTACACGCCCTACCAGCCGGAGATCTCCCAGGGCCGCCTCGAAGCGCTCCTGAACTTCCAGACGGTCGTCGCCGAGCTGACCGGGCTGCCGACCTCGGGCGCCTCCCTGCTCGACGAGGGCACCGCGGCCGCCGAGGCCATGACCCTGGCCCGCCGCGTCGGCAAGTCCAAGGGCAACGTCTTCCTGGTGGACGCCGACGCGCTGCCCCAGACCATCGCCGTCATCGAGACCCGCGCCGAGCCGATCGGCATCGAGGTCGTCGTCGCCGACCTGTCCGCCGGCATCCCGGCCGAGGTCGCCGAGCGCGGCATCTACGGTGTCCTGATCCAGTACCCGGGTGCCTCCGGCGCCGTCCGGGACATCAAGCCGGTCATCGACCAGGCGCACGAGCTCGGCGCCATCGTGGCCGTCGCCGCGGACCTGCTCGCGCTGACCCTGCTGACCTCTCCGGGTGCGCTCGGCGCGGACATCGCCGTCGGCACCACCCAGCGCTTCGGCGTCCCGATGGGCTTCGGCGGACCGCACGCCGGTTACATGGCCGTCCAGGACAAGCACGCCCGCTCCCTGCCCGGCCGCCTCGTCGGCGTCTCCGTGGACGCGGACGGCAACAAGGCGTACCGCCTCGCACTGCAGACCCGTGAGCAGCACATCCGCCGTGAGAAGGCCACCAGCAACATCTGTACCGCGCAGGTGCTGCTCGCCGTCATGGCCGGCATGTACGCCGTCTACCACGGCCCGGACGGCCTGCGGACGATCGCGAGCCGCACCCACCGCTACGCCACCCTGCTCGCCGCCGGTCTGACGGCCGGCGGGGTCGAGATCGTGCACGGCTCGTACTTCGACACGATCACCGCCCGCGTGCCGGGCCGTGCCGCCGAGGTCGTCGCCGCCGCCCGCGAGGGCGGGGTGAACCTGTTCCAGG
Proteins encoded in this window:
- a CDS encoding PRC-barrel domain-containing protein, translated to MQTDIDPRSLIGRKAFDRNGTKIGTIDEVYLDDATGVPEWAAVRTGLFSRDAFVPLEPSELVGDTLRVPFERALIRDAPDFGVGRHLSPEQELQLYHHYGLDTTLPSDFNRDFGRLAGDES